AAGGGGATATTGAGCTTCTCCGTGATTTCGACTAGAGAACTAACAAGGACGCTAATATCGCTACGGGCTTGGCTCCGAACGGGGTTCTGTTCAGATGTAGGGACGGCTTCCATTTTTGGGTCGAATTATCGACTACAAAAAACGTTCCTCCCGGACattggaaccttggaagagttTTCATTTGACGGGGTTCGTCTTGAACGGTGATAGTGATTGCAACATAAAACTAGTCCCCAGAGCTTGAATCATCGGTGTCTCGTCGGAAATTCTCACAAGTTGATCGTAAAATTGACGTCATATCTATGGAAAATGTCCAACACCGGTATCAAGTAACTTGAAATCACGACACTGATACCTAGCTACAGCTACCATCTAGATAGATACACAAAGAAGCGGCGATCAAGGTCTTGATCCTTATTTTTCTTATCATCTCCAAACCGAAATCTAGTACTGGCTCATAAGACCGATGCCGCGCTATCAAACATGGAGGAGTATGGATTCAGGAACAGGCCGCATTGGGAAACTTTAGAGAGGGCTACGTTGAGGAAATTGATGCAGATGGAAATCTGGTCAAAACGAAGGTTGATGTCTCTGTCCTTGACCTCAGTGATCTTGAGAATAAGTTCTTTATCGATCCACTTTAGGGGAAAAATGGCCCACAACTATGTTCTTGCTGTCACTTATTAAATGAAGGGCGTTGACATTAGATGTCCAACTTAGAGCATCTAAGAAATCGATACCTTCGATATTAGTATTAGTGAACTAGGAGTGGCCTCAGTGAAATCAACCTGCTACAGTCGAATAGGACGATCTACTAGATATCTAGACATGTAGCCCATAGCCCTAGATAAATTCCTTGATGACTTTAAAGCCTCAGATAATGTAGGTGTTTATAAGGCACTCAAATCTTAGTCAGATATAACTTCAAGCAAGTTCGACCTCGGaaattcttttttgttttcttcgtCTCCCATCTCTGCCCCTCATCTTTTGCCCCTCCACTACGATCCCCGCTCGTGGTAGATTTCTTCTTTCACTGCAATTATCTTCCATACGCAGGGCTAAATAATTTCTATCTTTTCTTTGGCTTACTCTGATATAAGATTCGTCAGTCAGATATCTCCATATGGCTATGTCGTCTGCACAGGATGACCTCAAAACCAGGTCATCTCTTCCTTACTGGAACTCTTCTCTGCCTGTGGAAAGCAGAGTAGACGATCTTTTAGGACGTATGACTCTAGAGGAGAAGGCGGGCGTGATGTTTCATGACATTCTTGCAATGAGCTCAGGTGGGGCACTTGCGACTGATGTGCCCAAACTGAATCGCGACGGCGTCGAAAACGTGATTTGTGAAAAGACGATGAACCATTTCAATCTGCTGGGAAGCATCGACGATGCACGTACCATGGCGGAGTGGCACAACGAAATCCAGATCTTGGCCCAGGAGACACGTCTTGGTATACCAATAACACTCAGTAGCGACCCACGAAATCATTTCACCAACAACATCGGAACCGGGTTCCAAGCCGGAAAGTTCTCGCAATGGCCGGAACCATTGGGCCTAGCTGCTCTGAGGTCATCGGCTCTCGTGGAGCGATTCGCGGATATCATCCGTCGCGAGTATCTTGCGGTGGGATTGCGACTAGCTCTTCACCCTCAGGTTGATCTAGCGACGGAACCACGGTGGTCCCGCATTGGTGGTGTATTCGGCGAGGATGCAGAGCTCTCAAGTGAGCTAGCCGTGGCTTACATCCGAGGTCTTCAGGGCCCCGGACCCCTCGGTCCTTCCTCGGTATCGGCCATGACAAAACACTTCCCCGGTGGTGGCCCACAACTGGACGGAGAAGACCCTCATTTTTCCTACGGTCGTGAACAGATATACCCTGGCGACAATTGGGAGTACCATCTCAGACCTTTCAAAGCCGCGATTGACGCAGGGACGGCGCAAATAATGCCATCTTATGGCATGCCGATTGGTACAAAGTACGATGAGGTTGGCTTTGCTTTCAATCGGCAAATCATCACTGATCTCCTAAGGAACGAACTCGGTTTCAAGGGTATCATTTGCACCGATTGGGGCCTCGTCACAGATGCAGTCGTCAGAGGCCAAGACATGCCCGCTCGTGCCTGGGGCGTGGAACACCTTACTGAGATCGAGAGAGTGCACCGTTTGATTGAAGCCGGCTGTGATCAACTAGGGGGCGAGTCTCGTCCAGAGTTGATCGTGAAACTTGTCCAGGATGGTATTGTTCCCGAGTCCCGAATCGATGTCTCGGTTCGTCGCCTCCTGACCGATAAATTCCTCCAGGGGCTATTCGAGAACCCCTTCGTGGACGTTGAGGCTGCTTCAGCTATTGTAGGCTGTTCGGAGTTTTATGATGCCGGCCAGGATGCACAACGCCGCTCTATTACGTTACTGAAAAACACCAACGACCTCCTCCCATTGGCGTCGGGCCTGAAACAGAAAGTTTACATTGAAGGAATTTCGCCAGACCTTGTTCGGACCAGGGGCTTGATTGTTGTGGAAGCCTTGGAAGAGGCTGACTTTGCCCTACTACGCCTCCGAGCACCTGCTAAGCCACGTTCTGGAGGATTTGAGGCGCACTTCCGTTCCGGGCCTATCGAGTTCGATGATGAAGACAAGTTACGGCAATCCAGCATCTTCCGAGCCGTTCCTCTCACAATAGTTGATATTCACATGGATCGTCCGGCAGCAATACCTGAAATTTCCAAAGCGGCCAACGCGTTATTGGTCAACTACGGCGCCAGTGATGAAGCACTCTTGGATGTGCTTTTTGGTGTTGCCCAACCTGAAGGCAAGCTTCCTTTCGATTTGCCCTTGTCAGAGGAAGCAGTGAGGTCATCTCGCTCTGACATGCCTTTCGATACGAGAAACCCGATCTTTCGCTTTGGAGATGGACTACAATACAAACCCTCGAGCTATGCATCACTGGCAGAGGAAGAATCCCTGTAGCGCCATGTTCAGAGAATTGAATCTTACAATATGTAGATAGAGAAATTGAGAATGTTTTGTGGAGATTATTCTATCCCGAGGCCAAGGTTGTTCCTTTCTGAGGGTCCATCACTCCATCCCCAACTTCGTCCAACATCCGTCTGTGTCGCAACTATTCGAAAAGCCGAATGACGCGATTGTCACAGCCAAAACAGCCCGCGAACCCTACAACTATGAAGAAAACCTGCTCTGCGCAAAAATGACCTGGCGAGATCCCCGAATCCTATCGCTGCGAGCATGGTGGGGCCCGCGCCGGGGTCGTCATCGCTTCTTCGGCCATTCCGTGGACGGAGTCCGAACAACCCTCACATTGTGAGATAAACTCCTATCTAATCAGCAATCATACGGAATACTGTATCACTAGCTTGTAATCAAAGAGACCTATATTTTATCGGGGCTCTCAGGCAAAGAAACATCGCTTATAGTCCGCATGTTAGGAACCACTACTAGAAGGAATCCCTGAGTGCAACCATGGCCAAGCGACACGAAAGTACACAAGACGATTTAAAAATCGCCATCGCCGGCGCAGGATATGGCGGTTTGACAGCGGCCATTGCTTTTGCGCGCCTACTTCCCTTGAACGTGAGCCTGACTATCTTTGAGCAGGCCAC
Above is a window of Penicillium digitatum chromosome 2, complete sequence DNA encoding:
- a CDS encoding Glycoside hydrolase, family 3, C-terminal produces the protein MAMSSAQDDLKTRSSLPYWNSSLPVESRVDDLLGRMTLEEKAGVMFHDILAMSSGGALATDVPKLNRDGVENVICEKTMNHFNLLGSIDDARTMAEWHNEIQILAQETRLGIPITLSSDPRNHFTNNIGTGFQAGKFSQWPEPLGLAALRSSALVERFADIIRREYLAVGLRLALHPQVDLATEPRWSRIGGVFGEDAELSSELAVAYIRGLQGPGPLGPSSVSAMTKHFPGGGPQLDGEDPHFSYGREQIYPGDNWEYHLRPFKAAIDAGTAQIMPSYGMPIGTKYDEVGFAFNRQIITDLLRNELGFKGIICTDWGLVTDAVVRGQDMPARAWGVEHLTEIERVHRLIEAGCDQLGGESRPELIVKLVQDGIVPESRIDVSVRRLLTDKFLQGLFENPFVDVEAASAIVGCSEFYDAGQDAQRRSITLLKNTNDLLPLASGLKQKVYIEGISPDLVRTRGLIVVEALEEADFALLRLRAPAKPRSGGFEAHFRSGPIEFDDEDKLRQSSIFRAVPLTIVDIHMDRPAAIPEISKAANALLVNYGASDEALLDVLFGVAQPEGKLPFDLPLSEEAVRSSRSDMPFDTRNPIFRFGDGLQYKPSSYASLAEEESL